From the Desulfobacterales bacterium genome, one window contains:
- a CDS encoding OmpA family protein, whose translation MMPFSKKGQNPWAVQRHEEIETFWASYSDLMAGLLMIFALTTVITLLDIGKRLVEPTHLVKEWEQVVDDICHDRNLSEIENVEVDCNTGALVISEKSLRFGFGRTELGQEAEAILRQAVPKYLEIIYRYPQFLERIEVVEISGHTDRADTRNANPFISRERAGQVLSFLLNEPAMKPYMDLLKKKAITAGYSDTRFPVGCVDERCAEARRVEITIRLSETDVLRDFLNILRQIIK comes from the coding sequence ATGATGCCATTTTCCAAGAAAGGACAAAATCCCTGGGCTGTCCAAAGGCATGAGGAAATCGAAACCTTCTGGGCATCCTACAGCGATTTGATGGCCGGGCTGCTGATGATTTTTGCATTGACTACCGTCATAACATTGCTGGATATCGGCAAACGCTTGGTGGAACCCACTCATCTGGTTAAGGAATGGGAACAGGTGGTGGACGATATTTGTCATGACAGAAATCTGTCCGAGATTGAAAATGTTGAAGTTGATTGTAACACCGGAGCGCTGGTGATCAGTGAGAAAAGCCTGAGATTTGGATTCGGCCGTACAGAACTGGGGCAGGAGGCTGAAGCAATATTGCGTCAGGCCGTTCCCAAATATCTTGAGATCATATATCGGTATCCACAGTTTCTGGAACGAATAGAGGTTGTTGAAATATCAGGTCATACAGACAGAGCAGACACTCGAAACGCCAATCCGTTCATTTCTCGGGAACGCGCCGGACAAGTTTTGTCATTCCTTCTGAATGAACCGGCGATGAAACCTTATATGGATTTATTGAAAAAAAAGGCGATAACAGCCGGTTATTCGGATACCCGGTTTCCGGTCGGATGCGTGGATGAAAGATGTGCGGAAGCCCGGCGTGTTGAAATAACGATTCGATTAAGTGAGACGGATGTCCTGAGAGATTTTTTGAACATTTTAAGACAGATTATCAAGTAA
- a CDS encoding MotA/TolQ/ExbB proton channel family protein, with protein MKKYLKADSDPKALRQQIQATLFDTTQWAERAFKSFRVSWEDSRISGEDTASIPIRLREFLTPEIVLDSVRNRRMTEALPGIFVAIGIFGTFLGLMLGLNDLRLDELENLKQGVGHLVSGLSLAFQTSLLGIFLSILFTLSCRFAVNGLEQTLLRVDDLVYNIFPCHSNERYARKYMELQADIKHGLQTMATDIAIKLSDTFAPALGEVMETQLVPVIKDLHEWIKSDLKESKQQQSQILDGFNEKLTRMSDVITDHFEHSQQKQSEAMETVLKEYVAYMNDTFKMQFQKMGRIIEDTTKAQTGIREQLLEFTNQLKSQFSAQTELIEKTGRAGEILSESLDGLEGISQKLKSSSGDIASAAALLESSATRAKEGQGILQESMQSQVQAMDRARKESEGAWNTITENSAAVVEQIRGTIRELAEGIGTHLNKALETYDEKVAEVVERFSGSLFEVKQSMEEMPGLVVSLEGVLKTISQDISTQKEILDDLRHATNDVVVSNIEKASEASVRMANVVETISGISEDFQRGMDTLVEGFKTGSEMIQMHNKECMDQLKRLSNEMSIELRQQSAMLEKNSPVHNAIIELNQAVEKYSAPNPEQQMNPELMTTLNGLCSHVERINNFISRDSGNGNGNYSEAVLERMSSIDRQINTLHSGMSDNILPHLKTISSSMDKITDSLQPMKITNGPESSPAENRGGFFRRMMSK; from the coding sequence GGCTGAAAGGGCTTTTAAATCCTTTAGAGTCAGTTGGGAGGATTCCCGGATATCCGGTGAAGACACTGCATCGATTCCAATCCGGCTCAGAGAATTTTTAACGCCTGAAATTGTCCTCGATAGCGTCCGCAACCGTCGCATGACGGAAGCGCTGCCGGGAATTTTTGTTGCCATAGGCATATTCGGTACGTTTCTGGGGCTCATGCTAGGGTTGAATGATCTTCGACTGGATGAGCTTGAAAATTTGAAGCAGGGCGTTGGACATCTGGTTTCAGGACTTTCTCTCGCATTTCAAACCTCACTTCTTGGTATTTTTTTGTCGATTCTCTTTACGCTTTCTTGCCGTTTTGCTGTCAATGGCCTTGAGCAAACTCTTCTTCGCGTAGATGATCTGGTCTATAACATATTTCCATGTCACTCCAATGAACGATATGCCCGAAAATATATGGAACTTCAGGCCGATATCAAACATGGTCTGCAGACGATGGCAACAGACATCGCTATAAAACTTTCTGATACGTTTGCCCCGGCATTGGGTGAAGTAATGGAAACTCAATTGGTTCCGGTAATAAAAGATCTCCATGAATGGATCAAAAGCGATCTCAAGGAATCAAAACAGCAACAGTCACAAATTCTCGATGGCTTCAATGAAAAGCTGACCCGAATGAGTGATGTCATCACGGACCACTTCGAACATTCTCAGCAAAAGCAGTCCGAAGCCATGGAAACGGTTTTGAAGGAATATGTGGCGTATATGAATGATACCTTCAAAATGCAGTTCCAGAAGATGGGCAGGATTATCGAGGACACCACAAAAGCCCAGACCGGAATCCGGGAGCAGCTGTTGGAGTTTACCAATCAGCTAAAGAGCCAGTTTAGCGCTCAGACCGAACTGATCGAAAAAACAGGCAGGGCCGGTGAAATACTCAGCGAAAGCCTGGATGGTCTCGAAGGTATTTCCCAAAAGCTCAAATCCTCATCAGGTGATATTGCTTCGGCTGCTGCACTGCTTGAAAGTTCGGCAACCCGGGCCAAAGAGGGGCAGGGCATTCTTCAAGAGTCAATGCAGTCCCAGGTCCAGGCCATGGATCGGGCACGGAAGGAATCGGAAGGCGCATGGAATACCATCACGGAAAATTCTGCCGCAGTTGTTGAACAGATTCGGGGAACCATCCGGGAACTGGCCGAGGGGATCGGAACCCATCTGAACAAGGCCCTTGAAACATATGATGAAAAGGTGGCTGAAGTGGTGGAACGGTTCAGTGGCAGTCTGTTTGAAGTCAAACAGTCCATGGAGGAGATGCCGGGACTGGTTGTTTCTCTTGAGGGTGTGCTTAAGACCATCAGTCAGGATATTTCGACTCAGAAAGAAATTCTGGATGATCTTCGACATGCCACAAACGATGTGGTCGTCTCGAATATCGAAAAGGCTTCCGAAGCTTCTGTACGCATGGCCAATGTCGTTGAGACGATCAGCGGGATTTCCGAGGATTTTCAAAGAGGAATGGACACACTGGTAGAGGGGTTTAAAACCGGTTCGGAAATGATTCAAATGCACAATAAAGAGTGTATGGATCAGCTGAAACGGCTTTCCAATGAAATGTCGATTGAATTAAGACAGCAATCTGCCATGTTGGAAAAAAACAGCCCCGTTCATAACGCCATTATTGAACTGAATCAGGCCGTTGAAAAATATTCGGCACCGAATCCGGAACAGCAAATGAATCCCGAACTGATGACGACATTAAATGGACTCTGCAGCCACGTGGAACGTATTAACAACTTCATATCGAGAGATAGCGGTAATGGAAACGGAAACTACAGCGAAGCGGTCCTCGAGAGAATGTCATCCATTGATCGGCAGATTAATACGCTTCATTCAGGGATGTCCGATAACATCCTACCGCATCTGAAAACCATCAGCAGCTCAATGGATAAAATAACCGATTCATTGCAGCCGATGAAAATCACGAATGGTCCTGAAAGCAGCCCTGCCGAGAACAGGGGAGGATTTTTCCGGAGGATGATGAGTAAATGA